TGGTATAAAAAGAATATAAACCTTGGTACTGAAAGCCAAAATCTCCACAGGGGTATTATTCATAgatgctaaaataataataaatcattacTGCTATTATTTGCCATCCAAATTTTTGCAGTCCttgtttaacattttattttttataattaatgCATATGAAATTTATTTTACATGTCTTTTTAAACATATCCATAGCTCCCTTTCAAATCAAGATTTCCAAGGGCACAGATAGAACGTATTAAAATTATTCAGAGTAATTATTCCCCCAGACAAAAAGCCAGACAACAATCACTTTGTTTCCACCCCTACTAAGTGGTTTCCAGCAAAGAGCTGAGATGATAAAGAGACAATCCCATTTAAGACTAGAACAATAAATAGAGGaataaaaacatacaaagaaGTTTACCTTGTTCAGTTCTTTGAGTTTTATTACCTAATGAAAATAAATACGAATACaaataaatgatttaaaatgttaaaaagtgcCATTTTATACAAAATTACATATTCATACTATGACAAGCTGTGAAGCAGCTTGTTTCAACCAACTTGATAAAATTAGACtcacaaaaatcttttttttaaaaaaaaagttattgtatTCATTCCAAGTAAAATCATGTGTGAGTCatattaaaatgaataatataCCAGTGATCAGGTTTTCCTCAAACAAAGAAATCTTTGTCGGGTTTTCTTGATCAGTTCTGCATACTTTCAGCCACCATTGCCCTTGAGAAGTTAAGCAAtttggacagagagagagagagaaaaaaacccgcTTGTATAAACCAGAGATTTGGAATTGCTAAACTATGAGATTTCTCTGGCCCACTTGCTTCATTACTGGTGACTCCACTGACTTTCACCTGTGCCATGTCCTTCCCTTGGGAGCTATTTGGAGGACAAGGAGAAACCTGATGGATGCCCATTGGGATATCATTCTTCCAGAAAGACTGACAATACACagttagtctttgacttacgaccacaattgagctcaaaaattCTctagctaagtgagacatttgttaagtgggttctgccccattttacaacttttcttgccacagctcttaagtggatcattgcagttgttcagttagtaactcagttgttaagtgaatctggctcccccattgactttccttgtcagaatgtattcacgtgaccctgggacatttcagctgtcataagtatgagtcagttgctaagcatctgaattttgatcacgtcaccGTAGAGATGATCCAgtggtcgtaagagtgaaaaatggtgatgtcacttttttcagtgctggtgtaactttgaatggtcactaaatgaactgttgtaagtggaggtgTACCTGTACATCCTACATTGCCTAGTAGAGAATATACATACGTTGCTTAGGACGGAATGTTtttctgagcttgtttttttCCTGTTGACATTTGCAGAACAGATAatgaaaaacaaccaagctcagtgaATACCAAGAACCCAACCGTAACCCTGCCTTACCAATGACAAAATGTACTTTAGCCTTGTCAGCTGGGAAAATGTAaggtggttcctgccagtttgtgGCATAAGCTTTTCCCATTGTGGAAAGGAGTTCTTTGAAATCAGTTCAGCCGTTCTCACATTCCAGATCATACAAAGTTTTGAAATCAactaactccatccagccatttcATCTGATTCACTCTTTTTCCAGTGAGGGAAATGGGGATTAGATGAAACATGTTACAAAGCAGGTGTTCCCCTTGCCCTTCTTCTAAGGAAATGCATAAAACCAAGAAGGAAGGCTTCAAAGCGAAAGCCTTGCCCTTTGATCTCATTCAACTCTTCAACCAATcttgtttgacatccctgttgtaAATCAGATTGATAATCAGATCATTTCCAGACTGTCATTTGTTATTTTATGCTTATCATATTCACCCAACTGGAATCCAGCTATTGagctgtggtggcccagtggatagaatgcagtactgcagtctctGCCACACATCCCCAGTGGGCGTGGCATATGCGAGagacacatgtgtgcatgcccaggGACGGAGTGCATGCACCGGGGGTGCTTGCATTGCAGTTTGGGGCCTTGCGTAGTACCCATGTGCAtcttttgggcctggaaagcctcctgcaccaacctggaaaccaaaaATGTGGGGGGACATGCGGGTGCATGTGCAGGGAAGAGCAGCGGGTCATgcacaccaatggtgggttgcaggcggtacactccagtacaggcatactggagcctgcccggaacaccggataccattccggtatggtgctcaggagggcccgcccgcctgagctccttaccggtcttttaaggcttccacaCACTGCccatactgtgcatgcacatagcgCGTATTGAGCAGCTAGAGTGTTGCGGAGAtgctaagacacacacacacactatgcgCGTCCATGTGGACGCTGCAGGACCCATTCCAGCCATACCAGTttgaacgggatctggaacccacaactgatgcacgcatgcatggggatGGCGTGTATGCATTCATGGGGATGGAGTGCAAAATGGGGGGGGGTCGCACATCCATGGCACGCGCTTTGGAacgtgacaacaaaaaggttagccatcactgctctattgtATGCTAGTTTTAAATAGCAATAATAGCGGATTCTGACCTGATATCTGAAACTTGTTCAAGTGCTTATATCCATGGGGGAAATGACGGTTTTAACCTAGCCATAAATAATTTTGGAAAGCAATGCTTACAATTGTGTTCGTCTTCTCCTGTTAGGCAATCCAGTTCATTATTACACACGTAGCTGCTTGGAATACACACATCTGAGTTACAATGGAAAGCTTTCTTTTTGCAGGCtattggaaaagaaataattatataataagtAAAGGTTTTGTTAAACGTTATGCTAAGCACTGAGCAATAAATATATAAGTTTATATAGAACAGATACATGTAGAAAAGGAACATACCTTTGCAACATAATTCATCACTTGAATCACCACAGTCATTCAATCCATTACATGTTTTCGTTAAACTGATGCATTTTCCATTGACACAGCGGAATTCTCTGGCGTTACAGCCTGACaagttgaataaaaaaaaaaacccaattgttAATCATggtgtggaaaaaaaaatagctaaatCGGATTACTCAACATGTTGCCTTTCAAATATTCTGGAATATAGATAGGTCCCACTATTttcagttacaggtagtccttgacttacaacagttcatttagtgactgttgaaagttacaatggcactgaaaaagactcatgatcatttttcacaaatccattgcagcatctccatggtcacgtgatcaaacttcAGCCACCTGTCaactgactcacttaacaaatgtctcacttagcaacagaaatttggggggcCAATTTTGGTCAAGAACAACCTGTATTAACATTTCTGGAAAGCATCAATTGAATTTTTGGGGAGAACATTCTGAAAGCAAGAGCAGCTTGACAATGGAACCATCTAATGAGAAAAGTAGTAACTCCTCTTCCTAGAATGAATTTATGTGAAGGCTGGAGAGATGTCTTTCAGGGATATTTCACTTTGGCTTCTAGGACAGAAAAGAAGATTGAACTCATTGACCATAATCAGCAGTTTCCACCAGTTCGCCACACATATGCATACTCACTGCGTAGACGCACACGTCCCTTCCACGCATATACCCGGCCTTCTGTGCATACACTTTGGTCATGCatgcatcttctgtgcatgcgcccggTTTCAAAAACGTGCATAGAACTGGGACAGATAGGCGGGTCAGCGggctgctaccagtttgggcgaagtggtctgaaccagctgaataccacctctgaccataATGCCCTCTTCTAATTGAATCCATTAGGATTCAGTCACAACCCTACTAAGGCCAGATCATTGCAATGGCTACAAATATGCTGAGAGAATTTAAAGAGAATATGCCTCACTAGAACACTGAAAATCAGTATTTTGCATTATAGTTTATTGCAGACTATTTTTGTCTCTAACTTTTATTTATAATATCAGAAATTGCTAGTTATTTATACTATATATTTTACCAACCTCTTTGTTTTGTACTGCATGTCACCTTAGCCAACTTCCCAGTTGTCAACCTCATTCTCCTTAACCCACATTCAGCCAGTCTGGTCTCTATCCCTCTGCAGGTTGCTTTAAGGCATTCAAGTGACTTCTGGTCTTCATCTGGCTCAATATCCTCTCTCTTATCAGCTCCTCTGTACAGTTCAGCAAaacataaatcaaatcaaatcaaacatatTGAAATTTTCATCTCTCAGCATTGTGAAATTAGATGAATCACTTAGTTAATTAGCTTTTACTTTTCCACCTGACAAACAATACATCTATTTTGATCATTATCTATGATTTAAGGCATTTATCATTTAAGATTATCTTATATTTCAGGGTGGGGAAAAAGAACACTGGGAGCAAAAGTAATGTTTTCCCCAAAGTAAAAATACCATGAATTTAAATAAAACCCTATCCCCAGTGGTAGACAGAAAAATGATATGCTCAGGGAAAAAGagcaggaggaagatgaggaaggaAGTTCAAAGGAAGAAATAGTGCACTGGGGaatgaaaaacagagaaagagaagaatagagCTAGAAAAAGTTGGTGCACAAAAAGATaactgtgaaaagaaagaaagaaagaaagaaagaaagaaagaaagaaagaaagaattatgtGTTTAGacattaacaacaacaaagcagCAATAGCAGGGATAGATGTGATACCTTCCAAGTAAAAAAATGCAGcacaattttttttatgttgaGCCCTTGTTATTCTCTGAGTTTTGTTGTTTCCTggcagatattttattacccaactaggtaacatgatcagtgccACTGATGTTAGTAACTAGGTAATGGAATGTTTGCCAACAAATAATCAAGTTCATAGTGCACCAAGCATTCTGAAATTCAGTAGTGAGCTATGGATATTCTCTTctttgggattttattttttggtTGTAGTAATAGTTTCTTCCATAAATTAGGAATAAAGAATCACTTCTTCCTCATTCATCTTCATTGCAATGAATTATTTGAAAGCAAAATtattgaatgaaataaaataagtgCTGTCCTCTTCTGAGCTGTAAAGGAACAGGTATGTGAttgctacaattttttttttcaagttgtgGATTACATATGAATTTAATTACACATTTTTGCTCTGGTCTCATCCCTTTTTTCCTGACCATTCCAACTTTTGAATATTGGCCTCATTGCATCACACAAAACTGAATGAGGGTCTTGGCCCCACAAAGTTTGCCGATGCTACTTGAACTAAAGAGACTGAAATTTTATACATAGATgatattgtcaaactcaaggctcgggaGCTGGAGCCggctcatggggtgcttagatctggcccacagggctgccctgaaaacagtgaaggaccagtctGTGATGTTTCTGCCAGTGAAaccaaagctcaggaggattGCATGAGGCCCTCCTGAGGtccatttttgctgccagagggttgcaggaggccattgcagcctaaaacagagctCATGAGGGCTGCGGGAGGCACTcccaactctgttttcactggcagagagttgcaggaggccatcacagccaaaaacatagcttgggagcccgttttcgctggcagagcacttcaGCAACTACAAACGCCCCAATATAAATGACACTGAGCTGGCCacgtcctccccagccccccccaggtcaaaaacaaccctgatgcagccctcaatgaaatcaagtttggcacccctgtaTTAGAGAATCTTACCTAGCAAAACCAAGATGTCTGCAGATCACGTTGGCTTCATTGATGGTTAATCCTTTCCCACATATGTATGATGTCTCTGAGTTGCTCAGTTCAACCTGAACAATTCCTTCTGAGCTTGTATTTGTTTGACTGAAAAGGATATTAAAACGATCTAGAAAACACAGCAAAATCTATTAATAAATCTGTTTCTGAACCTTACAAAAGACAGAGATCGATTTTATAACTATAAACTGGCTAATCTACAGCAGTAAAACACAAATGGTTCAATAAAAGAACTTGTTATATAAATATCTACAAAAATATACATTTGTCAAAAAATAATGCcactagaatatttttttaaaacaaatatgagTTTAATAGAACTTTCTTCTGATTGTCAAGAGTAGACAGTCCCCATCCCTCCAATTCATTTTAGTAGCCCACTTCTCACAATCCTATTCTTCTTTGAGCCATTTATGAAAGAAAACCAGACATAGGAAAGGGAAATACATAGTAATCTCGAAAATTTGGCCCAAAGTGAACCAGAATTACTCAAAGTACCTATCATtgtcaaaatatttatatattgcatTTCAATCTTAAAGTTTGTCTCCTCCTACTAATGAtagctgaaaaacaaaaaaaaaaaaaaaaaaaaaaaaaagaagtctttTTTTTACCTTCACGGTTACAACTGCCCCTGTTCATAAATTTGGTGAATTTTTGGCGACACTCGTAACTTTTTAGTTGACAGTAAGTTTGGAAGCTCCTTCTGACATTGGAACAAACTGAAGTGCCATTTTTGGGGCACTGGTAAGGTATTTTACACTGGCAGGTTCCTGCTATACATGTTTGCCAAGGCTCACAAAAAACTTTCTCACAAGATCGCTCTGTGTAATTGTTCTTCACACATTCCTCTATCAAGAAATTCTCTGGCTAGGAAAAAGAGCAGAAAACACAAATTATGAAATTAACTCATTCCCTtaagatttttaaatatatactttataGGAGGTGTATTAACTGCTTAAAATACTCCTTAAAATATAGGAAGGAAAGTATCTCAACcacaatttaattaaaataaaagcttaCCCCTTGTGCAAAAGCATGATGTGACAGGTATAGTATAAACAAAAGAACTGGTCCTTGTTTCATGATGAAGAAAAATCTGCACACCCAGAACAGATTCTTGCTCTCAAATCCTCTCTTAGTTGCCTGTGTTTAATTTTTAactataaacaaatatttaaaatataatgctGAAATCATTGCAAGTCCCTCTCTACCGTGGTAGTTCTAGAATTCCCGACTCTTTTGAAAAGGTTCTTCTACTCAGTTTCACCCTAAGTCCTTGAAAAGGCTGTTATAAAAAGTAATATAAAGAAAATGCCTAGTACAAATGTACTATTTTGTGCTTAATCCTTCAAATCCAGCCTCAACACTTTCAGTTTTCCACAGAGCACTTCCTCTATGTGCCTCTGTAGAACAGTCCTAATACATCAATCATGATTGGCTGTTATTTGCATAATAAACAGTAAGTTTATATCAGGGTTATGTTTGGTCAGTTGCTCAAATCCTTGGAATAGAAAGGTGTGTTAGAAAGGAGAGAAATGCAAGTGCTTCCTTATTTTGGAGATGAAGAAATAATGCAGAATTGTACTAAAATACAAATCAAATTATGAAACCATGGAATATCAAGCAATTTGATTAGAGATTGCAGCAGTATGCTAGATCATCAGTTAGATTATTTCTTCCTTAAAATCAAATTAGTGTAGCATAAATAAGATTAATAAGATTGATGATCACCCTATTAAAACCAGTGTTATaagattaatttcatttttaggtAGAGTGTGAAAAGGAATTAttagagaaaaatgaaaacattttataaCATTTAGATTTTTAAGCAGAGGCGAAAAGGAAGTGGAGAGTAATAGAAACAATGTTGTGTGTCTTTTTACACAGACTTCTAGTTTACTCTTATCTCTAGCTGAGAAAGGAAAATTGGCTTTTCTTGCCTTCTCCTATTACAAAATCTAAAACAAATAATCTAactgaaggagtatatgaattaatatgaatcaatagtggctatttgcttttattatgaaatgcttatgttactatataattgttactgattaaaccaatatttgctgtttccttctgatatgatatactgctagaaataatttattaagaattaagctctgttattggcaaaggaaccaaactagggagttttcctggctcataaatgcTTAAAACATTCTGCCtaaaaacaacttggcaaaggggtgggggggtgccACCCCCTACAAGATAGGAATACTCCATAGACAGAGACAGGAGCGTGAACAAAAGAACGCTTTAAAGATCGCTTTGGTAACGACtctttgtctctgattgggtttctatctgcctaaaatgtatataccctgtttccctgaaaataagacctccccggataataagcccaatcaggcttttgagcgcatgtgccaaaataagccttcccctgaaaataaaccttccctgaaaatactgcaacccagcagcagccctgaaggtgaccacactcgctgccttctgcacctcaaaaataataagacctccctgaaaataaggccaagtgattATTTC
The DNA window shown above is from Thamnophis elegans isolate rThaEle1 chromosome 9, rThaEle1.pri, whole genome shotgun sequence and carries:
- the LOC116512873 gene encoding complement factor I-like isoform X2; protein product: MKQGPVLLFILYLSHHAFAQGPENFLIEECVKNNYTERSCEKVFCEPWQTCIAGTCQCKIPYQCPKNGTSVCSNVRRSFQTYCQLKSYECRQKFTKFMNRGSCNREDRFNILFSQTNTSSEGIVQVELSNSETSYICGKGLTINEANVICRHLGFARGADKREDIEPDEDQKSLECLKATCRGIETRLAECGLRRMRLTTGKLAKVTCSTKQRGCNAREFRCVNGKCISLTKTCNGLNDCGDSSDELCCKACKKKAFHCNSDVCIPSSYVCNNELDCLTGEDEHNCNKTQRTEQEESNQVRESMDEERKRIKTLLPVISCGIRNHTVTRRKRIIGGFTAQPLEFPWQVAIRGEGQTVNCGGTYIGGCWVLTAAHCVRRSRLHIYKIWTGMLDSIKYNTRIETYSLKNMIIHENYNSKTYENDIALLEMKTKNEGTPCSPPDTVPVCIPWSQYMFRGGQQCKVSGWGFDEKSTRQYILKWGYINLMDNCSEIYKNRFFKGMECAGTDDGSVDACKGDSGGPLVCFDPNNVGYLWGIVSWGENCGERGHPGVYTKVAHYFDWIARHTGINLISKYNL
- the LOC116512873 gene encoding complement factor I-like isoform X1; translation: MKQGPVLLFILYLSHHAFAQGPENFLIEECVKNNYTERSCEKVFCEPWQTCIAGTCQCKIPYQCPKNGTSVCSNVRRSFQTYCQLKSYECRQKFTKFMNRGSCNREDRFNILFSQTNTSSEGIVQVELSNSETSYICGKGLTINEANVICRHLGFARGADKREDIEPDEDQKSLECLKATCRGIETRLAECGLRRMRLTTGKLAKVTCSTKQRGCNAREFRCVNGKCISLTKTCNGLNDCGDSSDELCCKACKKKAFHCNSDVCIPSSYVCNNELDCLTGEDEHNCNKTQRTEQETEGRKGNNKEESNQVRESMDEERKRIKTLLPVISCGIRNHTVTRRKRIIGGFTAQPLEFPWQVAIRGEGQTVNCGGTYIGGCWVLTAAHCVRRSRLHIYKIWTGMLDSIKYNTRIETYSLKNMIIHENYNSKTYENDIALLEMKTKNEGTPCSPPDTVPVCIPWSQYMFRGGQQCKVSGWGFDEKSTRQYILKWGYINLMDNCSEIYKNRFFKGMECAGTDDGSVDACKGDSGGPLVCFDPNNVGYLWGIVSWGENCGERGHPGVYTKVAHYFDWIARHTGINLISKYNL